One window from the genome of Chloroflexota bacterium encodes:
- a CDS encoding tetratricopeptide repeat protein yields the protein MRRPSFPVVVLAAIIVIVLLALASPLPFLMLGDRDLAEAQTAAAEEQYDRAVTLALLPPLKADALWGRARARLVLLRYDEAASDSTAVLELRPEQTAAYLCRAQARAKLGAHEPAATDFSAFLATFPDDAAALFGRANAYAILQRHADAAADLTRYLVLHPGAADALALRARSYSALAEWQNAVTDYAATLETGQDTANMLAGRGYAYLQLGQLDEAVVDLSKAVEQKADGAERNRTALADALYRRAQNEVEAGALPKALADLNDAIFADATRADIHTLRAFAALELERYADTVTAATQAIELAADSTAAYAYRAYALAQRGELELARADALRVIDTAQSPPRERALAFYARAIVAEAQGRDKAAIGDASDALALGVLSPRREMTLYVLRASARLQLETYSEAIADFDRAEQREPTDALKRVIFAGRGYAFLQQDSFVRAGDEFSAALRLGPEDAWLYQQRGMAYAGRRKYDLALEDYNRSIELDGRQAAFYVNRGIVHAAQKEYEAALADFDKALANSNDETLSNWTRSYILLTRSAVHSQKADEASRELKDLLGKVDEGDRAQWAKRFQSSFSGMRDRVRTIQEQVGLMAEQFGAMEKLDLPDWYLVFASKSRESLELQVEGFAAFEQLWTRTNTLVTALPKLVDTLDNAAKSSALSRAAFQKYEAYLDRFDYTGARQLTASMRQELEGFRDTMQKIQRESGLTFVADAVDLFDKQLEYTRALDRLTDAQQAGDYRRFLGVLSELDKLETQISAASKRMSAWGDEFDRWEQRNLTPLVDKAKQKFEAAKALSEEAAKIFDEGRSRITVKQPRRLFPPPGRT from the coding sequence ATGAGACGACCGTCCTTTCCCGTAGTTGTGCTGGCTGCGATCATCGTGATCGTGCTGCTGGCGCTGGCCAGTCCGCTGCCGTTCCTGATGCTGGGTGACCGCGACCTCGCGGAGGCGCAGACCGCCGCCGCCGAGGAGCAGTATGACCGCGCGGTCACGCTGGCGTTGCTGCCGCCGCTGAAAGCCGACGCGCTGTGGGGCCGCGCCCGCGCCCGCCTGGTGCTGTTGCGCTACGACGAGGCCGCGTCCGACAGCACGGCGGTGCTCGAACTGCGGCCGGAGCAGACCGCCGCATATCTCTGCCGCGCGCAGGCGCGCGCAAAGCTCGGCGCGCACGAACCGGCGGCTACGGACTTCAGCGCGTTCCTCGCCACATTCCCCGATGACGCGGCGGCGCTCTTTGGCCGGGCGAACGCATATGCGATCCTCCAACGGCATGCCGATGCCGCCGCCGATCTGACGCGCTACTTGGTGCTGCACCCCGGCGCGGCCGATGCGCTGGCGCTGCGCGCGCGCAGTTACAGCGCGCTCGCCGAATGGCAGAACGCGGTAACGGACTACGCGGCTACGCTCGAAACTGGCCAGGATACGGCCAATATGCTGGCCGGGCGCGGCTATGCCTACCTGCAACTGGGCCAACTCGATGAGGCCGTGGTTGATCTGTCCAAAGCGGTCGAGCAGAAGGCCGACGGTGCAGAGCGCAATCGCACCGCGCTGGCCGACGCGCTCTACCGGCGCGCGCAGAACGAAGTGGAGGCGGGCGCGCTGCCCAAAGCGCTGGCCGACCTCAACGACGCCATCTTCGCCGATGCCACGCGCGCCGACATCCACACACTGCGCGCGTTCGCCGCGCTGGAGCTCGAGCGCTACGCCGATACGGTGACGGCCGCGACGCAGGCGATTGAGTTGGCGGCGGATAGCACGGCGGCCTACGCCTACCGGGCGTATGCGCTGGCGCAGCGCGGCGAACTGGAGCTGGCGCGCGCCGACGCCTTGCGCGTCATCGACACGGCGCAGTCGCCGCCCCGCGAGCGGGCGCTGGCGTTCTACGCGCGCGCCATCGTCGCCGAGGCGCAGGGCCGCGACAAGGCCGCGATCGGCGACGCGAGCGACGCGCTGGCGCTGGGCGTGCTGTCGCCTCGGCGCGAAATGACGCTCTACGTCCTGCGCGCATCGGCCCGGCTGCAATTGGAGACGTATTCCGAGGCGATCGCCGACTTCGACCGCGCCGAGCAGCGCGAGCCGACCGACGCGCTCAAGCGGGTCATCTTTGCGGGGCGCGGCTACGCCTTCTTGCAGCAGGACAGCTTCGTGCGTGCGGGCGACGAGTTCAGCGCGGCGCTGCGCCTCGGCCCCGAAGACGCCTGGCTGTACCAGCAGCGCGGCATGGCATACGCCGGGCGCCGGAAGTACGATCTGGCGCTCGAGGATTACAACCGGTCGATTGAGCTCGACGGCCGGCAGGCGGCGTTCTACGTCAACCGCGGCATTGTGCACGCGGCGCAGAAAGAGTATGAGGCTGCGCTGGCCGACTTCGACAAGGCGCTGGCTAACAGCAACGACGAAACGCTGTCCAACTGGACGCGCTCGTACATCCTGCTGACCCGCTCGGCGGTGCACTCGCAGAAGGCCGACGAGGCATCGCGCGAACTCAAGGACCTGCTGGGCAAGGTGGATGAGGGCGATCGCGCGCAGTGGGCTAAACGGTTCCAGAGCAGCTTCTCCGGCATGCGCGACCGTGTGCGGACCATCCAGGAGCAAGTCGGGTTGATGGCGGAGCAGTTCGGCGCGATGGAGAAGCTCGACCTGCCCGACTGGTACCTGGTATTCGCGTCCAAGTCGCGCGAGTCGCTGGAGTTGCAGGTGGAGGGCTTCGCGGCATTCGAGCAGTTGTGGACGCGCACCAACACGCTCGTGACCGCTCTGCCGAAGCTGGTCGATACGCTGGACAACGCCGCAAAGTCGTCCGCGCTGAGCCGCGCCGCGTTCCAGAAGTACGAGGCGTATCTGGACCGCTTCGATTACACCGGCGCGCGACAGTTGACGGCCTCGATGCGGCAGGAACTCGAGGGCTTTCGCGATACGATGCAGAAGATCCAGCGCGAAAGCGGTCTGACGTTCGTGGCCGACGCGGTCGACCTGTTCGACAAGCAACTTGAATACACGCGTGCGCTCGACCGGCTGACCGATGCGCAGCAGGCGGGCGACTACCGGCGCTTCCTGGGGGTGCTCAGCGAGCTCGACAAGCTGGAGACCCAGATCAGCGCGGCATCGAAGCGTATGAGCGCGTGGGGCGATGAGTTCGACCGCTGGGAGCAGCGCAACCTGACGCCGCTGGTCGACAAGGCGAAGCAGAAGTTTGAGGCGGCCAAGGCACTGAGCGAGGAAGCGGCCAAGATATTCGATGAAGGCCGCTCGCGCATCACGGTCAAACAACCGCGCCGGCTCTTCCCGCCGCCAGGGCGCACGTAA
- a CDS encoding methyltransferase domain-containing protein yields the protein MSNEHVISTGHDLADSMWQDQHFNFAREPYEAMVRWVGIQPSGHVLDAGCGIGSYLPWFAELVGPTGRLSALDIAPENIVMVESRFNAKPLACPVEARAGSVLELPYPDATFDAVWSASVFQYQTEAQADQMLAEFKRVTTSGGLIAIKDFNWSGSYNSVVPFLIVNRHHEALCRSGNVEWNGIMRSPELPRILRSAGLTEVRQRFFAVEKRAPLNANDRAFCLSFFMWQATQSKSLPLTPDDQAYWRELSEGGRAAEKTDSPDFYQRNEYTLAVGRVP from the coding sequence ATGAGCAACGAACACGTCATATCTACAGGCCATGACCTTGCCGATTCGATGTGGCAAGACCAGCACTTCAATTTCGCACGCGAACCTTACGAAGCGATGGTGCGGTGGGTCGGAATCCAGCCAAGCGGGCATGTGCTTGACGCCGGATGTGGGATCGGCAGCTATCTGCCGTGGTTCGCCGAACTGGTTGGCCCGACTGGCCGCTTGAGCGCGCTGGACATAGCACCGGAGAACATTGTGATGGTGGAATCACGCTTCAATGCCAAGCCACTGGCATGCCCGGTTGAAGCGCGTGCAGGGAGTGTCCTGGAACTGCCGTATCCGGACGCAACATTCGACGCGGTGTGGAGTGCCAGCGTGTTCCAGTACCAGACAGAAGCGCAGGCGGACCAGATGCTGGCGGAGTTCAAGCGCGTGACGACGTCGGGCGGGCTGATCGCCATCAAGGATTTCAACTGGAGCGGCAGCTACAACTCGGTGGTTCCGTTTCTGATTGTTAACCGCCATCACGAAGCGCTCTGCCGGAGCGGTAATGTTGAGTGGAACGGCATCATGCGCTCGCCGGAACTGCCGCGCATCTTACGATCGGCAGGATTGACCGAGGTCAGGCAGCGGTTCTTTGCCGTGGAGAAGCGGGCGCCGCTGAATGCCAACGACCGGGCATTCTGCCTGAGCTTCTTTATGTGGCAGGCCACGCAGTCAAAGAGCCTGCCCCTTACGCCGGACGACCAAGCGTATTGGCGCGAGTTGTCTGAAGGCGGCCGCGCGGCGGAAAAGACAGATAGCCCGGACTTCTACCAGCGCAACGAATACACGCTGGCGGTCGGCCGCGTGCCGTAA
- a CDS encoding methyltransferase domain-containing protein, which produces MSNESTSPLPIDDLLRIWYAAYDSFNLMAACQLDLFTPLKDGALTAAELASALGVQTDRLAPLLYALVPCNLLAVDGDGCFRNSPLAARYLVRGESAYAGGIHSTYDLAYHAMLKTAESIRSGRPQALHDYSSASDEEQMAMLRGLSQSAARVAGELMQACDLSECRSLLDVGGGSGALAAAFADAFPTLTATVADLPAVTPYTHRLIAEAPARARLHVLPTDVTREPLTGAYDAAVMLRFIQALAPDDARNAIINTARAIRPGGAIFIVGAMLDDSRLSPLVTVAANVMFLSIYDGGRAHTESEHRAWLDEAGCDFVRCIPMSAGFSAIEARKRMKL; this is translated from the coding sequence ATGTCCAACGAATCTACCAGTCCACTGCCAATCGACGATCTGCTGCGCATCTGGTATGCCGCGTATGACTCGTTCAACTTGATGGCCGCCTGTCAGCTTGATCTCTTCACGCCGCTAAAGGACGGCGCGTTGACGGCTGCCGAATTGGCGTCGGCGCTCGGCGTGCAGACCGACCGGCTTGCGCCTCTGCTGTATGCACTCGTGCCGTGCAACCTGCTGGCGGTCGATGGCGATGGATGCTTTCGCAATTCGCCGCTGGCGGCGCGCTATCTGGTTCGCGGCGAGTCGGCGTACGCCGGCGGCATACACTCAACATATGATTTGGCGTACCATGCCATGCTCAAGACGGCCGAGTCGATCCGCAGCGGCCGGCCGCAAGCGCTGCATGACTACTCTAGCGCGAGCGACGAAGAGCAGATGGCGATGCTGCGCGGCCTGAGCCAGAGCGCGGCGCGCGTGGCGGGCGAGCTGATGCAGGCGTGCGATCTTTCTGAGTGCCGCTCGCTCCTCGACGTCGGCGGCGGCTCGGGCGCGCTTGCGGCTGCATTCGCCGATGCCTTCCCAACGCTGACGGCAACCGTGGCCGACTTGCCAGCGGTGACGCCGTACACTCATCGGTTGATCGCCGAGGCGCCGGCGCGCGCGCGCTTGCATGTGCTGCCGACGGACGTGACGCGCGAGCCACTGACCGGGGCATACGACGCGGCGGTGATGCTGCGTTTCATCCAGGCGCTGGCGCCAGACGATGCGCGGAACGCGATCATCAACACGGCGCGGGCAATCCGTCCGGGCGGCGCAATCTTCATCGTCGGCGCGATGCTGGACGACTCACGCCTGTCGCCGCTGGTCACCGTGGCAGCGAATGTCATGTTCCTAAGCATATATGACGGAGGACGCGCCCACACGGAAAGCGAGCACCGCGCCTGGCTCGACGAGGCCGGCTGCGATTTCGTGCGCTGCATCCCGATGTCGGCGGGCTTCTCGGCGATCGAGGCACGCAAGCGCATGAAATTGTAG
- a CDS encoding DEAD/DEAH box helicase yields MTFTPENPLIVQGDKTVLLEVNNPRYEAARDALARFAELEKSPEHIHTYRLTPLSLWNAAAAGETAEAMINALVSFGKYDLPENVRVDILDYVSRYGRLKLFKDGERLLLNSQDTTLITEITNHKRAKPFILEAVDAHTLRIDPTQRGHLKQALVLIGYPVEDLAGYVDGAHLPLQLRETTRDGEHFGLRRYQSESVDVFYAAGSARGGSGVIVLPCGAGKTVVGIGALARMQTSTLILTTSTVAVRQWIDEILDKTSLTAEDVGEYTGDVKEIKPVTISTYQIMTYRSKKTDEFPHFALFDQRDWGLIIYDEVHLLPAPVFRVTAEIQSRRRLGLTATLVREDGRETDVFSLIGPKKFDVPWKDLEKQGWIATAECHEVRLPMPESERMAYAVADERDKYRIAAENPFKVDLLKQLLIKHRDDNVLVIGQYIDQLELIARETGAPIITGKTPTRERERLYNAFRAGEQRLMIVSKVANFAIDLPDANVAIQVSGTYGSRQEEAQRLGRILRPKRNGLLAHFYSLVSRDTRDQEFAAKRQLFLTEQGYRYDILYDHEVAAFQPAMLAGIVAAPAPKLLN; encoded by the coding sequence ATGACATTTACGCCTGAAAACCCGCTGATTGTGCAGGGCGACAAGACCGTCCTGCTGGAAGTCAATAACCCGCGCTACGAAGCGGCGCGGGATGCGCTGGCGCGCTTCGCCGAACTGGAAAAGTCGCCGGAGCATATCCACACCTACCGGCTGACGCCGCTTTCGCTGTGGAACGCCGCCGCGGCCGGCGAAACCGCCGAGGCGATGATTAACGCACTGGTTAGCTTCGGCAAGTACGACTTGCCCGAGAACGTCCGCGTGGATATTTTGGACTATGTCTCGCGCTATGGGCGACTGAAGCTGTTCAAGGACGGTGAGCGTCTGCTGCTGAACTCGCAGGACACGACGCTCATCACCGAAATCACCAACCACAAGCGGGCCAAGCCGTTCATCCTGGAGGCGGTCGACGCCCACACCCTGCGCATCGACCCGACCCAGCGCGGCCACCTGAAGCAGGCGCTCGTGCTGATCGGCTACCCGGTCGAGGATCTGGCCGGCTACGTGGACGGCGCGCACCTGCCGCTGCAACTGCGCGAGACGACGCGCGACGGCGAGCATTTCGGCCTGCGGCGCTACCAGAGCGAGTCGGTGGACGTGTTTTACGCGGCCGGATCGGCGCGCGGCGGGTCGGGCGTCATCGTGCTGCCCTGCGGCGCGGGTAAGACCGTCGTCGGAATCGGCGCGCTGGCGCGCATGCAGACCAGCACCTTGATCCTGACCACCTCGACGGTCGCCGTGCGGCAGTGGATTGACGAAATCCTCGACAAAACGAGCCTGACGGCCGAGGATGTCGGCGAGTACACCGGCGACGTCAAGGAGATCAAACCGGTCACGATCAGCACCTACCAGATTATGACGTACCGGTCGAAGAAGACCGATGAGTTCCCGCACTTCGCCCTGTTCGACCAGCGCGACTGGGGCCTGATCATCTATGACGAGGTGCACCTGCTGCCCGCGCCGGTCTTCCGCGTCACCGCGGAGATCCAGTCGCGGCGGCGGCTTGGTCTCACGGCGACGCTCGTGCGCGAAGACGGCCGCGAAACCGACGTGTTCTCGCTGATCGGGCCGAAGAAGTTCGACGTGCCGTGGAAAGACCTCGAAAAGCAGGGCTGGATCGCCACCGCCGAGTGCCACGAGGTGCGCCTGCCGATGCCGGAGAGCGAGCGCATGGCCTACGCCGTGGCCGACGAGCGCGACAAGTACCGCATCGCCGCCGAGAACCCGTTCAAGGTCGACCTGCTCAAACAACTGCTCATCAAGCACCGCGACGACAACGTGCTCGTCATCGGCCAGTACATCGACCAGTTGGAGTTGATCGCGCGCGAGACCGGCGCGCCGATCATCACCGGCAAGACGCCGACCCGGGAGCGCGAGCGGCTGTACAACGCGTTCCGCGCCGGCGAGCAGCGGCTGATGATCGTGTCCAAAGTCGCCAACTTCGCGATCGACCTGCCCGACGCCAACGTCGCCATCCAGGTTTCCGGCACCTACGGCTCGCGGCAGGAAGAGGCGCAGCGGCTGGGGCGCATCCTGCGCCCGAAGCGCAACGGCCTGCTGGCGCACTTCTATTCGCTCGTTTCGCGCGACACGCGCGATCAGGAGTTCGCCGCCAAGCGGCAACTCTTCCTGACCGAGCAGGGCTACCGCTACGATATCCTCTACGACCACGAAGTGGCGGCATTCCAACCGGCGATGCTGGCCGGCATTGTGGCTGCGCCGGCCCCCAAACTGCTGAACTGA
- a CDS encoding helicase-associated domain-containing protein encodes MPRPRPFPTLKESQVRRLAAPAAFAAGATLWQDGAVGRGTLALHEPLIMAQVQGGAQNELTVIVRHQAGDEFDAQCDCGTGGLCAHAVALLLAWVNESYTFERVDAAPAARAQAASLQYQWRHYLQAASLAQLRAITRRHGISHAGADRASLLARVAEHLAQPETGRQAVATLSEAQKRVFQMLYILSDGQPDTTVADLQEALGWLEISPVEEALRELRERGLVVTLPSHWFRSDPYTIAPGAGPLVPPMTGQWPAADGFDQPRLGVVHPFSGDLSRLRIVSGGVSVPEIMLLAPHLTLKVRRQPPDLAQAHAIKALRDWPYELDEMVRLQVKPGWLHQPDSVLSVPPPAPRLDDESLAALRPLTGADDLSDFISYLLPDPPRAEAHDTRVIFAAWQRTTAWTELWPVMSEHGLKGRRSVLAAHMTYAHWLEQLARARRFITRLLSLLPGGIWHDFASLLETTHAINADFLRERQPFPLQPAWWLETNGSRIDPRTLDAWRGAYGAFIERIVSGPLRWLGAVELAVQDAHPADETADPISVRAVRLTPLGEALLRGGELPTPNAPERALRLSDDLGAQLPLARNDFSAFLALERLARFEQVSDGHAAYRFDEEHAHAAFEYGLTLDDVLAQLARLADGPLPARVLTQWQDWWARYGRVRWYDDLTVFELADDYILQELLTQTDLKEHVLFTFSPRLIVVRPESADALTRQLVKKGYTPRVE; translated from the coding sequence ATGCCCCGCCCCAGGCCGTTCCCGACACTGAAAGAGTCTCAGGTACGTCGCCTCGCCGCGCCGGCGGCGTTTGCCGCCGGGGCGACGCTCTGGCAGGACGGTGCGGTCGGACGCGGCACGCTGGCCCTGCACGAGCCGCTCATCATGGCGCAGGTGCAGGGCGGCGCGCAGAACGAGCTCACCGTCATCGTTCGGCATCAGGCCGGCGACGAATTCGATGCGCAGTGCGACTGCGGCACGGGCGGCCTCTGCGCCCATGCGGTCGCCCTGCTGCTGGCCTGGGTGAACGAGAGCTACACATTCGAGCGCGTGGACGCCGCGCCGGCAGCGCGCGCGCAGGCCGCCTCGCTCCAGTACCAGTGGCGGCACTACCTGCAGGCCGCCAGCCTGGCGCAGTTGCGCGCCATCACGCGTCGCCACGGCATCTCGCATGCCGGGGCCGACCGCGCCAGCCTGCTGGCGCGCGTGGCCGAGCACCTGGCACAGCCGGAAACCGGGCGGCAGGCGGTCGCCACGTTGAGCGAGGCGCAGAAGCGTGTCTTCCAGATGTTGTACATCCTCAGCGACGGCCAGCCCGACACCACCGTCGCCGACTTGCAGGAAGCGCTCGGCTGGCTGGAGATCAGCCCGGTCGAGGAAGCGCTGCGCGAACTGCGCGAGCGCGGACTGGTCGTGACGCTGCCATCGCACTGGTTCCGCAGCGACCCGTACACGATCGCGCCGGGCGCCGGGCCGCTGGTGCCGCCGATGACCGGCCAGTGGCCGGCCGCCGACGGGTTCGACCAGCCGCGTCTCGGCGTCGTGCATCCGTTCAGCGGCGACCTGTCGCGGCTGCGCATTGTCTCCGGCGGCGTCTCCGTGCCGGAGATCATGCTGCTGGCGCCGCACCTGACATTGAAAGTGCGCCGGCAGCCGCCGGACCTGGCCCAGGCGCATGCGATCAAAGCGTTGCGCGACTGGCCGTACGAGCTTGACGAGATGGTGCGTCTGCAGGTCAAACCAGGCTGGTTGCACCAGCCTGACTCCGTGCTGAGCGTGCCGCCGCCCGCGCCGCGGCTCGACGATGAATCGCTGGCGGCGCTGCGCCCGCTGACGGGCGCCGACGACCTGAGTGACTTCATCAGCTACCTGCTGCCCGACCCGCCGCGCGCCGAAGCGCACGACACGCGCGTCATTTTCGCCGCGTGGCAGCGCACCACCGCCTGGACCGAGTTGTGGCCGGTGATGAGCGAGCACGGGCTGAAGGGCAGGCGCTCGGTGCTGGCTGCGCACATGACCTACGCACACTGGCTGGAGCAACTGGCGCGCGCGCGCCGCTTCATCACCCGCCTGCTGTCGCTGCTGCCCGGCGGCATCTGGCACGACTTCGCTTCGCTGCTCGAAACCACGCACGCCATCAACGCCGACTTCCTGCGCGAGCGACAGCCGTTCCCCCTGCAACCCGCCTGGTGGCTGGAGACGAACGGCAGCCGCATCGACCCGCGCACGCTCGACGCGTGGCGCGGCGCATACGGCGCCTTCATCGAGCGCATCGTGAGCGGCCCGCTGCGCTGGCTCGGCGCAGTCGAACTCGCCGTGCAGGATGCCCATCCCGCCGACGAAACGGCCGATCCGATCAGCGTGCGCGCCGTGCGCCTGACGCCGCTCGGCGAGGCGCTGCTGCGGGGCGGCGAGCTGCCCACGCCGAACGCGCCCGAACGCGCCCTGCGCCTGTCCGACGACCTCGGCGCGCAACTGCCGCTGGCGCGCAACGACTTCTCGGCCTTCCTGGCCCTCGAGCGCCTGGCGCGCTTCGAGCAGGTAAGCGACGGCCACGCGGCCTACCGCTTCGACGAGGAGCACGCGCATGCCGCGTTCGAGTACGGGCTGACGCTGGACGATGTGCTGGCGCAGCTTGCCCGGCTCGCCGACGGCCCGCTGCCCGCGCGCGTGCTCACGCAGTGGCAGGACTGGTGGGCGCGCTACGGCCGCGTGCGCTGGTACGACGACCTGACCGTCTTCGAGCTCGCCGACGACTACATCCTGCAGGAACTGCTCACGCAGACCGACCTGAAAGAACATGTGCTGTTTACTTTCAGCCCGCGGCTGATCGTGGTGCGCCCGGAAAGCGCGGACGCGCTCACGCGCCAGCTCGTCAAGAAGGGCTATACGCCGAGGGTCGAATGA
- a CDS encoding helicase-associated domain-containing protein, translating to MSTPTNAARAPVRALPAERLLAGSHRDVLRAIAKAHSIGAPLPRKPKLVKLLAARLADPQIVRAALDGMPPITRQILEWVREQGGCAQSAEIMRALAAEGAPADAGLHHEIVDALWPLLQFGLLISRLGDWLPPTLDTLAILNTELLIPAEVLEAIRPARRPLRAPAAGQIERIEEGAAQTFQRDVYLYWNYLRGRPVELTAAGLVPKRHLTRLNEVLIGKVDLKRARDEVQAHRLHFIRLMMEETGLARRSGRRLEAIAGAHEFFGYSLTRRTDRFVQAWRRSARWNELLHLPVAPRMHEERSARAFQLVARARQAVVKQIAESAGPGWSLLSDCIERMRDTSYEFLFRRSREDYGAINPYYYYHNPLGWGFPVADEREGWTRVEQEYITAVVRDAMHWLGLVSLGHAGGALLAFRLTPLGAYLLGIGSAPPGDEAAGAGHIVVQPNFQIFALEPIAEQTLSMLDRFADRVKADKVYEYHLSRESIYRAQQKGMTSADVIAYLARTAASILPQNVQRTLEEWGQSYDRIVVRRGVSLIHALEPALLDALQAAPGVRLISRPLPRVALAPGAPERREPLLRALKAQGLLPAFTAGADDIEDALTLDADGRVTVLQAVPSVFLLKELEQHAERRPDGYYLSEAIVKSERNAGESIEEIIARWQRWHHGPLPGPVVIAIRRWGQFYGRARLREMRLMQLPSADVAQALLDDPETGPLLHPYPADPSSVFVADEHVDQVRALLEARGIPVG from the coding sequence ATGAGCACGCCGACCAACGCCGCGCGCGCCCCCGTGCGCGCCCTGCCCGCCGAGCGGCTGCTGGCGGGGAGCCATCGCGACGTGCTGCGCGCGATCGCCAAGGCCCACAGCATCGGCGCCCCGCTGCCACGCAAGCCCAAGCTGGTCAAGCTGCTGGCGGCACGGCTGGCCGACCCGCAGATCGTGCGCGCCGCGCTGGACGGCATGCCGCCAATCACCCGCCAGATTCTGGAGTGGGTGCGCGAGCAGGGCGGCTGCGCACAGAGCGCCGAAATCATGCGCGCGCTGGCCGCCGAGGGCGCGCCGGCCGATGCGGGGCTGCACCACGAGATCGTCGACGCACTCTGGCCGCTGCTGCAATTCGGGCTGCTGATCAGCCGCCTCGGTGACTGGCTGCCGCCGACGCTCGACACGCTGGCGATACTCAATACCGAACTGCTCATCCCGGCTGAGGTGCTCGAAGCGATCCGGCCGGCGCGCCGCCCGCTGCGCGCGCCCGCCGCCGGGCAGATCGAGCGCATCGAAGAGGGCGCGGCGCAGACGTTCCAGCGCGACGTGTACCTCTATTGGAACTACCTGCGCGGCCGGCCGGTGGAACTGACCGCCGCCGGGCTGGTGCCCAAGCGGCACCTGACGCGCCTGAACGAGGTGCTGATCGGCAAAGTCGATCTGAAGCGCGCGCGCGACGAGGTGCAGGCGCACCGGCTGCACTTCATCCGGCTGATGATGGAAGAGACCGGACTGGCACGGCGCAGCGGCCGCCGGCTCGAAGCGATCGCCGGCGCGCACGAGTTCTTCGGCTACAGCCTGACGCGCCGCACCGACCGCTTTGTGCAGGCGTGGCGGCGCTCGGCGCGCTGGAACGAACTGCTGCACCTGCCGGTCGCGCCGCGCATGCACGAAGAGCGCTCGGCGCGCGCTTTTCAACTGGTGGCGCGCGCGCGGCAGGCCGTCGTCAAGCAGATCGCGGAGAGCGCCGGCCCGGGCTGGTCGCTGCTGTCCGACTGCATCGAGCGCATGCGCGACACGAGCTACGAGTTTCTGTTCCGGCGCTCGCGCGAAGACTATGGCGCGATCAACCCGTACTACTATTATCACAACCCGCTCGGCTGGGGTTTCCCGGTCGCCGACGAGCGCGAGGGCTGGACGCGCGTCGAGCAGGAGTACATCACCGCCGTCGTGCGCGACGCGATGCACTGGCTGGGGCTGGTCTCGCTGGGCCACGCGGGCGGCGCGCTGCTGGCGTTCCGCCTGACGCCGCTCGGTGCGTACCTGCTTGGCATCGGCAGCGCACCGCCCGGCGACGAGGCCGCCGGCGCCGGGCACATCGTCGTGCAGCCGAACTTCCAGATCTTCGCGCTGGAGCCGATCGCCGAGCAGACGCTGTCGATGCTCGACCGCTTTGCCGACCGCGTAAAGGCCGACAAGGTGTACGAGTATCACCTGTCGCGCGAGTCGATCTACCGCGCGCAGCAGAAGGGCATGACCAGCGCCGACGTGATCGCCTACCTGGCGCGCACGGCCGCCTCGATCCTGCCGCAAAACGTCCAGCGCACGCTGGAGGAGTGGGGGCAGTCATACGACCGTATCGTCGTGCGACGCGGCGTGTCGCTCATTCATGCGCTGGAGCCGGCGCTGCTCGACGCGCTGCAGGCGGCGCCGGGCGTGCGGCTGATCAGCAGGCCATTGCCGCGCGTGGCGCTGGCACCGGGCGCGCCGGAGAGGCGCGAGCCGCTGCTGCGCGCCCTGAAGGCGCAGGGGCTGCTGCCGGCCTTCACCGCCGGGGCCGACGATATTGAAGACGCGCTCACGCTCGACGCCGACGGCCGAGTGACCGTACTGCAGGCCGTGCCAAGCGTGTTCCTGCTGAAGGAGCTGGAGCAGCACGCCGAGCGCCGCCCCGACGGCTACTACCTGAGCGAGGCCATCGTCAAATCGGAGCGCAACGCCGGCGAGTCGATCGAGGAGATCATCGCGCGCTGGCAGCGCTGGCATCACGGCCCACTGCCGGGTCCCGTCGTGATCGCCATACGCCGCTGGGGGCAGTTCTACGGGCGCGCGCGGCTGCGCGAGATGCGCCTGATGCAACTGCCGAGCGCCGACGTGGCGCAGGCGCTGCTGGACGATCCGGAGACGGGGCCGTTGCTGCACCCGTACCCGGCCGACCCGTCGTCTGTGTTCGTGGCCGACGAGCATGTCGATCAGGTGCGCGCCCTGCTGGAAGCGCGCGGCATCCCGGTCGGTTAG